The following nucleotide sequence is from Aedes aegypti strain LVP_AGWG chromosome 3, AaegL5.0 Primary Assembly, whole genome shotgun sequence.
tatcgatttttttgatcatccaaagtaaatttattacatatctctcgcagctTACAGCATTCATCGAATCTGATCAAAATAAAATGGAGGTAATGTAATTTCGTATCTAATGAAAGAATAAACCAATTTTCCCGAgatttgtacttggtcccctctgactgatgccgaccatttctgggaagaaatttcccacgcatcgagataggtgattccttttcttgtcaataATGCTGTTGACAAGAAAAATAATCGCCTATCtcaatgcgtggaaaatttagcttaagaaatggtcaagaaaaccACATTTCTTTGATCACAGAACACAGttcaaaagaaatgtcattttaaaTGGGGCTCTCtgcttgacccattcagtcaaggagtTTCTTTGCTGTatttgaactgtaaacaacatATTTAGCTTTTGGCTCTAACCCCAGTTTCATATattaaaacaaagtttctgaccAGTTGGTGAATTCAGGCGCACATTTTCTACGAAGAGGATaaattttcttccaagaatgttgaaaatgggctaaatttttcgaaatcgattaaaaatagttgttttttttctcaatagaTTGATTGGTAATCAATAGATTTTCTGTTGAAAAAGTTAATTGACTGTTCGATTAATCTGATGAGGATATAATCATTTGTTGCATAGTATTCATCTGATTCGGTTTGTCTcaagttcgtcgaaaatcaagAGAGCTCTGGAGCTACCGTGGAAAGAGAAGGTCAACTGAGGGCATTTCGGAACTATTGGATAGGTACGTATTCTTTTTACGAACATatattatttttaacaaattgcaaaatttgattGAGTGCATCTTTTCCAGCTATGCCGCTCAAATAACTTAACCCTAGATAGTACCCGCCTTCTTTACTTTTCAAACACAACACTGCTTTCAGTACCGGTTCACAGCAGCTTTGTTCCGACTTCAACTTCTTACTGGGAGTTCCATCTGAATTGGAGGCCCCGTCAAGCTCACGCTCCTGATTATTCCTGTTTTCACTTCCTGGACTCAGCTTTCTTTTTGCCTCTCGTCGCTTTCGACGTTGATGTGACCAAGTGTTGTCCTGTGCTACCAGCTCCCACATGTGTTCCGTCTCCCCTTTCAGAGGATTTATCTGAAGATCGAGTGATTTAAGGACAGACAAGAGATTCGTCTGCGccgaatcaaaattttcaacatctTCTAAAGATAAAATTTTCCCTTCCAAAGGTTTTCCTACTGATTTCCGATTCGAAGATTCCTGTTCAAATCGGTCAGGTACGTTTGCCAAAAGGGCGGCACTTGAAAAGCTCCAGGCGATTCCCCAACGTGTGGTGTTCCCTTGACAGAATCTTGTGGTGGTCACGTTGCTGATCGATCGCCTCTTCATGATTCGAAGGATCTCTTCAAAGTTTTTCTTATGACCAATCATTGAGGTGTACACCGTGATTCGCTCTTTCAACTCAAGGCTCTCGTCGATAATTCTTTCTAAGAAGCGCAACTCCCCACCCTCTATTCGCAACTCTTTATCGCTTCCAGTAGATGCATTTGGGGGCTCCTTTCTCTGCGATGTACGATTTTCATGTACCGCGCCATCGTGATCATCGAAAAATGGAGgattacacatgcaaaaatcaAACCTTTCCTTCTCACCCATGAAGTCCTTTAGAATGCTTCCGTCCTCCGATTCCTGCTGTACCACATCGATGTACTCTTGCAAGCTATTGCCCTCCACGTTTTTCCTGGCTGCCATCACGCTGTCTTCCAGCAGTTCCAACCCGACCATTCTCCAACGGTGCTTGGAGTGAACCACTCCCAGCAGCGGATAGATACAAGACGCCCCGCAGCCTATATCCAGTCCTCTTACCTCGGGTCGGCTTTTCCATCCGAGGGCGTCTTCTAGATCCTCCAACCAGAGAATGTAGTTCAATCGGAGGGGCAACGTCGGAACCAGTTTGTCCGGGGGAAGGTCGATCTGTAAACCGAAATCTCGTTTGAGCAGACAAGTCGTGAGTAGCTGAAGGGCCTTCTTGTCCTTGTAGTCCAGTTTCAGTCTGCCGTTcaaatcctagaaaaaaaagtgtaattCAGTTCTTTAATTGGAATTCTACTTGTGATAGTTAGAATCGACATCGGAGCAAGGGCCTCAATAGCAGCCTATATGAACAGAAGTATAGTACTTATTCCAGGTTCTACTTCATGACATTGCTGAACAATTTTTTCCGGCTCAATTCATAAAACCTCATTtcgaacatttaaaaaaaaaatccacttcaAAGTAATTTATCAACCCAATTCTAAcatttggtagttggccgacgggccactcGTTGCGCTCGCATCACATTTGTTCGAGTTTGAgcctcactaccgccacctagttcacggttgcccaaatgaagtatttttagcattgggcgtaaatgttcacgtgactatgttttaaattgataattgctCTAGCTGTtacgtttgtttgtctgtgctttaaGCATCCAATGAAATTTGcgatataataaaaataatacgattgaatgaggtggctcataatgccccatatggtgTATTTGAAGTCGATGTTGACATTAATTATCGACATAACATGGAACAGAACATggtcacttgcatttaaacgatagtttttgctgtttttctatgcattccatgacgttttccttaggcggcccatcacaaaatgtttcatgctgagtggctatgtaaaacggtatataatccaCTACGGTCTTAGAGATATGGTCAAAACAAATTGCTATTACAATTACCTGCAGGATTGGTAGCGACTGGTAGTGTCTTGAAAACAGTAACTTTAGACACCTCttgctcgaaaaaaaaaagaccaaATAGGGATAAAAtgggaaccaagaaaacaaaaagatACCTAACAGGAACCAGAAGATAAGAGTTTTATTGCtcaaataattttaccagacattTCTCTTAGAATCTTTTTGAGATATGACTACCGGGACTCAAAGcgtcagattaattttaaaaaccaaaacaacgatatggcattgaacaaacaatgaaaagccATAATTTAAGGTGATAATAAttcaaatcagttttgtgacaacaacgccactagcgttctactattGATATTTCTAttgtaaagctaagtatgctgtttcgctcaagaaaagtaaagaaatttcttgactgaaagggtcaagaaatttccaacAGAGTGCCccatttgaagtgacatttcttctcaactgcgtactgagatcagaaaaaagtgattttcttgaccatttcttgggagaaattttccacgcatcgagataggcgattccttttcttgtcagtagcaaaccggccttaaagctaagtatgcacttcaacagaaatgCTTAAGAAAAGCAATTTTCTttaatcgcagtacgcagttaaaaagaaatgtcaattcaaatggagctaggaaatttcttgaccatttcttaggcagaaatttttacttttcttgagcggaacagcatacctagcttaaagCCTGATTTTTGCTGATcgtagtacgcagttgaaaataaatgtcagttcaaatgggagtcgctgtagaaaatttctgcaaggaatcggcgagaaatttctttagcgattccttttcagtagcaaattaggcttaattaattaattgactCTTTATTATGGGGAAATTCAGCCCGTCCATCCCTGTATATaaagaagggggggggggggggtatttGAAAAGGAGGAGGGAGGAGGGAGTTACATTGTATAATTAACAGAGTTTATGTTGCGGTGTTCGTCTTTTTGCTGGTGTTGTCGAATGATGTGCAAGTTTCGTATCGAGTTTAGGGTCATAGCAGGGGTCGTAATGGTAGGGGATGTGGTAACTTCGTATTTCTATGCAGGTTCAGGGCTTAGCAGGGGTCATATTGAGGTAAAGAGTCCAGCctccttcaaaaaaaaatatcagctgTCGTTCTTCTACCGCGTAATTTTAGAGAGTGCTGTCGATACTGATGATCTCGTGGGTTATTCTTAGGTGCTCCAGGAAATTTTGAAGAGCCTGGGAAACAGTCATGTAATAGTCTCTGATAGTTTTTCGAATTTGGCAGCAGGATTcattgcaagcagaataaggaaaaaatacttttggttaaaatagacttTAAAGACCTTCCGTTAAAAACagactttttagagatttgCATCGAAATAGAGACCAATTGGTCGGTGTTTGGTCAGACAGACTAAACTAGTCTCAGGCACCCAAAGCATTCGAAACAACAAAATATTTACCTTATTTGCTGTTATAATGGAACTTGTCTGTTTGATAGTTCTGTATCCTGATAAATatcatttaatttaatttaatttattcattcattcaaCGTAAGCCTGTTAgttaaaaacttttgatttgaaaaaatcagaattgatgaagtttctaacgtatctttagaaccCCAAAATATTATCTGGTCCGGTTTGtatgaacaccgaccaatttaTTGTCTAATAAGGGTCCTACTACCAGCCATTaattctagcgtaacatttgaaaagggcctaactgcaaaatgtaaacaaacttgattattcattattcgtatcattttttacgcaaattactcctacatactcttacgggcatgcaaaatgcattataaatggtaattttattcaaattttaaagggcctatctgaaaatgataaaactaagagggcctaactggtcataaaagggcctaactgaaaatttccatcaaaatcagattggcCCTCCCGtgcattttaaattttcctccatatttttcaatatttagccattgtaatgtgtttttctcacataatggaacctagtgaaatatttgaaaaggtctatcagcataacgtaaaaattgagaaatgctcgattgaagattctgtaacatattgattgttactattctaaactcattgctatctaatagttttaaacttttgttcgacactcatagtctattactgggccacgtaacgttttaaatctaacataacataaaaactagtaaaaaatgttgaattcaattatcatcggcagataggcccttttacgagtcttcaaaccagttaggccctttcaattaggccctttaattgaacatggtttcagttaggcccccccagttaggcccttttatttaacatagttccagttaggcccttttggaatttgttaattttattgattattgaatagatttttaaagttttagaacaaaatcaatcgattatgtgagaaaatcaacattgaatattgaaaattctttattgaagattcagtactatattgattattcatagttcaaaccctttctcctatttactagttttatacttgtgttcgacactcataAGAGTCTACTAGGTGGCCCATAACGTTTTAAAGCTTAGATAACaaaacaactcgtgaaaatggttgaattcaaacatcattggcagataggcccttttacgagtctgcaaaccagttaggccctttcagttaggccctttgattgaacatggtttcagttaggcccctcctgTTAGGCCCCTTTATTAaacttagttccagttaggcccttttggaatttgttaattttattgattattgaagtgattttcaaagttttagatcaaaaacaatcgattaggtatgtgagaaaatcaacattaattaataaaaattctttattgaagattcagtactatattaactcctatttcaagcccattctcgtttttactagttttatcataatcttaatgcgaagttagttgaaaacctaattttttatcctgaaaaaaaaaatcaattacattaaaaattttgaataatttttatttgtttatttttattggttgcctctagttgtggatcgagttccaaaagtcgcgattttcacaaaaacaaattcgtttgtttttgtaacagccctgcaagaACTCTTCTTAtacttcttattggcattacgtcctcactggaacagagcctgcttctaagctttgtgttcaatgagtacttccacagttataaactgagagctttctttgacaagttgccattttcgcattcgtatattgtgtgacaagtacgaaggtactttatattcaggaaagtaaaggaagtttccattacgaaaaaacctggaccgaccgggaatggaactcagataccttcagaatggctttgctttgtagccgtggacttaaactgctcggctaaggaaggccctcaagtataaaacaagtaaaaaagtgaatgggtttgaaatagatataatcaataaggtactgaaccttcaaccgagaatatccaacatttagctattacattgtttttctctcgctttattttatttaaaaactatgaaaatcacttcaataagctataaaatcaacaaattcccaaagggcctaactggaactatgtttaataaaagggcctaactggaggggcctaactgaaaccatgtccaatcgaagggcctaactgaaagggcctaactggtttgaagattcattaaagggcctaactgctgatgatatttgaatgcaaccattttcacgagtcgttatgctatttgagattacagacgttctgggccacgtaataaaccataatgagtgtctaacacaagtataaaactagtaaaaaaagtgaatgggtttgaaatatcaacaatcaatatgttgctaattttgtatagaatagtttccaatatttagcttgtatgatattgtgttgttttctcacataatcattaaatgttgtcgaagaattatgcaaatcacttcaataatcaataaaattagcaaattcaaaaagggcctaactggtttgaaaattcgtaaaagggcctatctgcggatgatgtttgaattgaactatttttacaagttgttgtgctatttgaaattcaaatcgttgtgagccacgtaatagaccattataagtgtcgaacacaaggggttatccgaaaatgacgtccatcaattgggacctcctccaatggggggatgtacgaaaatgtgacagtgcatggattgggtattagaaaaagcgtgacagagggggtagaagggttctagaaatcccgaaaaacgatggtcgtcatttttggatcttccccaagtatgaaactagtaaaaagcgaatgggtttgaaataggaataatcaatatggtaatgaatcttcaaccgaaaatttccaatatttagctattatatagtgttttttcacataatcgctaaattttgttgaagatttatgcaaaccaattcgaaaatcgataaaattagcaaattataaaagggcctaactgaaaccatgttcaatcaaagggcctaactgaaagggcctaactggtttgaagattcataaaagggcctatctgccgatgatgtttgaattcaacaatttttacgaattttcctgttatttgagattagaaacataatgggccacgcaacagactttaatgagtgtcgaacacaggtatgaaactagtaaaaatgcgaatgggtttaaaataggaattataaatatggtacggaatcttcaattgagaatttctcaatgtttacgttttgcagataggcccttttcaaatgttacactAGAATTATTGGAAGAGCTATTGCTCATGCAACCCGTCCATAGCACATCATTTCACCCTACACCCTTTTGTTGTCGATACTCACGACTGTTGTGACTGCCGTCAGTTCCGGACATTGCTTGACCAGCGCTTTGAAGTCGGGCTTCTGCCGATAGATGTTCCGTGGATGCATAAACTTGTTCATAGACATAGTAATTCACTAGTTGTAACACTAACTGATATATAAATACTATTATAAACACTATTATATTACGATTCACAATCAACGAAAACCCGAAACGTATAATCCGCGTGTGATGTCGCGCGCTGTTTTTTGCGAATTTGTTTTGACCCCTCCATTCGTTGGGGTCGTTCACGCCAAACGCACCCACATTGCCGCCTTCTTGTTCAGCCACGTTTACACTGCTGTCGGAATTCCACCGCCTTCGGCCGATATGGTTGGCGAGCTTCGCGGAGTACCCACCTAGATGGCGCCTGAGTGTGATGTTTTTTTTCAAGCGACGCGACGTCTTCTGGGGTGGCTTGACTTTTGTCTGACTGCGAGTTCTGGAACGAGATCGCATCGAGTTGAATGTGTGAATGGAACGAAATCAGTTTTTGTGGTTATACATAGGAGATTCGGAACgaaaattatcacatttttCGGCGTTTGTTTGGGAGAAGGCTAGTCGGAAAACATCCACCGAAAGCAGGCGGAAATGATGCACCATTAGCGGCCCGCGGGAAGTCTGGTAAGTGGTGAAAATTTCGACCGGCAAAGTGGGAAGAATGTCCGCACAAGGCCTGCCTCGCAAACGCAACATGATGAGGTGGGAAAAAAAACTAGCCCATGCAATGCAAACAGTGGGCGAATCAGAACATTGTTTGATATGCAATGTTTTCCTCGATTTTTGGGTATCGTTCGAAGGATGTGATGAAGAAAagattgttaatttattttgaattgccATTTTTTTGCAGTTGACGCACTCATACTCTTGACAAGAGGAAGGAAGTTGCGAGGAGGAAGCTCGGAGCGGACAACCAATTAGCCAACTTTATACTCATCCATAGTGTTGAAATTGGAACAACAGCGGGGTTTGGCCAGACAAATGGAACCGGCAGCAGAAGTCGTAGGGCTCGCCAACGAGCTGGCCCGAGCAGTGAAAATCACCATGGATCCGGCCGCTTCCCAGGCGGCTCGAATGGACGCATATGTGGCTTGTGAGAGGTAGGTGTTTGGTGGTTTAAGGAGATCGtctataaatgacgtagcattttaggggggatcaggccggctccagaggcacgttccccgtcAATTGGGGGTTTTGTACCAACGTAATATTTGAgcttatttcatcatctacccgataaAAAAGAatagggaagggaaagatggaagGCAATATGGGTGGAATCTCTTGAAGAGGGAACAGTGCATGAATAAAATGAGAgcctttactgcccataactgcaaaacagtaacattcgacatttttgacaaattggagttaataccatggaaagtcatcaaatgataaatactttcgatcaacttactgaaatctgtgagattgttctagaaaattcgaaaaaaataccaagttgttttgtcacattggtaattataatcgcataacagtcacattgagattacaaATGGGCCTCGTAATgcaatagcaatgaaatttctatcacaattattttctgacaattcacctagtatgcgatatgagttgtacaaaatatcagcctcaaataagcacttttgagttcctggtaatttttagaaattttagtttcctcccatactgccataaaatgcacactttgtagtccatttactcaatgcctacttttgtcgaatgttacaaatatgcagttatgggcagtttagctTGAGAGTAGTAACAgctgaatattttttataggTAATCATTTATTTAATCTCTTCTCCTGCAAGCCGCCGAAGGAGCACAATAAATGCTGTatgaatccatcagaagattccgGTTAAATCATGCCACcgaattcaatcggactgtaaacTTTGTAGAGGTACAGTGTACTCCCGTTAATTTGAACCTGGCCTGTCcgacgtacggcccgcgggccgcatccggcccgcgaAGAGTTTCAAGCTCCTTCTCATATCTGGCCCTATTGTAGCACAACAAACTCACAAACTCCTGAGCATGAATTTTATACAAAGAGCGATTATAACAAATATGTTGCAGATCTAGAGGCAGATTAGTACACGGAGCTGATATTCTTGattattaggggtattcacttaaggcgaagtaggccgtcattgaaatttgtacgcgtcgttgatgattgttgctaattcatctcacgatttcgaattaaagaaaatcagttgaatttgcactgacacagctgaaaaagtatcagcatactttatgcatgttagcgaatacagtgatacattttcaagtcaatataaactatcaagactgagttttatcactttgaaatgcaccTGAAAAGTAATCATTgttaccaaaacgaatgacgggctacttagccttaaagtcGCGTAAAATGATATTCTGTGTAACTGCagcaatgaaacatttcaaatgaaatattcctctTCTGATTCTAGGCTATgtcaaatcataaatttttaatCTAGTGTTCCACTGTAAACGTCAGCCAGTCAATCCAAAATGTGTTGTTCCAAAACAAAAT
It contains:
- the LOC5571925 gene encoding methyltransferase-like protein 16 homolog, whose product is MSMNKFMHPRNIYRQKPDFKALVKQCPELTAVTTVDLNGRLKLDYKDKKALQLLTTCLLKRDFGLQIDLPPDKLVPTLPLRLNYILWLEDLEDALGWKSRPEVRGLDIGCGASCIYPLLGVVHSKHRWRMVGLELLEDSVMAARKNVEGNSLQEYIDVVQQESEDGSILKDFMGEKERFDFCMCNPPFFDDHDGAVHENRTSQRKEPPNASTGSDKELRIEGGELRFLERIIDESLELKERITVYTSMIGHKKNFEEILRIMKRRSISNVTTTRFCQGNTTRWGIAWSFSSAALLANVPDRFEQESSNRKSVGKPLEGKILSLEDVENFDSAQTNLLSVLKSLDLQINPLKGETEHMWELVAQDNTWSHQRRKRREAKRKLSPGSENRNNQERELDGASNSDGTPSKKLKSEQSCCEPVLKAVLCLKSKEGGYYLGLSYLSGIAGKDALNQILQFVKNNICS